In Fundulus heteroclitus isolate FHET01 chromosome 16, MU-UCD_Fhet_4.1, whole genome shotgun sequence, a single genomic region encodes these proteins:
- the yipf2 gene encoding protein YIPF1, whose amino-acid sequence MASPNDLQFQEFEEAADLLSADPGASTLSLSAPSEPTATAAGEDVKLDLSEDEEAHQESSELLGGQKSSGGFWTFEYYQSFFNVDTMQVLDRVKGSVMPLPGRNFVKHYLRNNPDLYGPFWICVTLVFSVAISGNLSTFLSELGNPTYHYRPQFHRVAIAAVVIFLYAWLVPIALWAFLTWRQGTERQVGGYSFLETVCVYGYSLFIYIPTSILWIIPFDWLQWTLIVVAMVISGSVLVLTFWPVVRDDTKVAAVATVVTIVVLHTLLAIGCKLYFFQTAPHTPPPTTTTPPIHTTLGVKPH is encoded by the exons ATGGCCAGTCCAAATGATCTGCAGTTCCAAG AGTTTGAAGAAGCAGCGGACCTTCTATCTGCGGACCCCGGGGCCTCCACGCTCAGCTTGTCTGCACCGAGTGAGCCCACCGCCACAGCAGCTGGGGAGGATGTAAAACTGGACCTGTCTGAGGACGAGGAGGCTCACCAGGAGAGTTCAGAG CTTTTAGGAGGACAGAAATCAAGTGGAGGCTTCTGGACGTTTGAATACTATCAGTCTTTCTTTAATGTGGACACTATGCAG gtgctGGACAGAGTCAAAGGCTCGGTGATGCCTTTACCTGGAAGAAACTTCGTCAAACACTACCTCAGGAATAACCCAGACCTGTATG gCCCGTTTTGGATTTGCGTGACTCTGGTGTTCTCAGTAGCGATCAGTGGGAACCTGTCCACCTTCCTCAGTGAGCTTGGCAACCCCACCTATCACTACAGGCCACAGTTCCACAGAG TTGCCATAGCTGCAGTGGTGATCTTCCTGTACGCCTGGCTGGTGCCCATCGCTCTGTGGGCCTTCCTGACCTGGAGACAGGGGACTGAGAGGCAGGTTGGAGGCTACTCCTTCCTGGAGACTGTGTGCGTCTACGGATACTCCCTCTTCATCTATATCCCTACATCA ATTTTGTGGATCATACCATTTGACTGGCTGCAATGGACGCTGATCGTAGTTGCCATGGTGATCTCCGGCTCAGTCCTGGTGCTCACCTTCTGGCCCGTTGTCCGGGACGACACCAAAGTAGCAGCGGTGGCCACAGTGGTGACCATTGTAGTGTTGCACACGCTGCTGGCGATTGGCTGCAAG ctatACTTCTTTCAAACAGCACCCCACACACCTCCACCAACCACTACGACCCCACCGATACATACAACTTTAGGTGTCAAACCCCACTGA
- the timm29 gene encoding mitochondrial import inner membrane translocase subunit Tim29: protein MKVTVFGRKMASVRTARRMFCAAAAPAPGSRWERLKNSKAAVWCRSLLSDYKEACRESVVGAWERPLKTSVYVSLLGGAWACSHTKPDQSSFEGALLERSNQLGLLSPWIRNGVSDGHVQSLVKLRNEGCLRYASLGLLCLVYRADYDPDATLYEARCSNLSVPWRELPQRVLDVGFIGRWWILDSKMQDYDVNKEEYKHLPAHMQGTSPPSPQEVERNERLHRDSWLALTMEDKEE, encoded by the exons ATGAAGGTGACCGTGTTCGGTAGAAAGATGGCCTCGGTGCGGACGGCCAGGAGGATGTTCTGTGCTGCGGCGGCTCCGGCTCCGGGCAGCCGCTGGGAGAGGCTGAAGAACAGTAAAGCGG CTGTGTGGTGCCGCAGCCTGCTGTCCGACTACAAGGAAGCGTGCAGGGAGTCGGTGGTTGGTGCTTGGGAGCGGCCTCTAAAGACATCGGTGTACGTGAGCCTGCTGGGCGGCGCCTGGGCCTGTTCTCACACCAAACCTGACCAGTCGTCTTTTGAGGGTGCCTTGCTGGAGCGCTCCAACCAGCTGGGCCTTCTGTCGCCGTGGATCCGTAACGGCGTCTCTGACGGCCACGTTCAAAGCCTGGTGAAGCTTCGTAACGAAGGTTGCCTCCGCTACGCCAGCCTGGGACTTCTCTGTCTGGTCTACCGCGCTGACTACGACCCGGACGCCACGCTGTACGAAGCCCGGTGCTCCAACCTGTCGGTGCCCTGGAGGGAGCTTCCCCAGCGCGTCCTGGACGTGGGCTTCATTGGCCGCTGGTGGATACTGGACTCAAAGATGCAGGACTATGACGTGAACAAGGAAGAATACAAACACCTCCCGGCACACATGCAGGGTACCTCACCCCCCAGCCCTCAGGAGGTGGAGAGGAACGAGAGGTTACACAGGGATTCCTGGTTAGCGCTGACGATGGAGGACAAGGAGGAATGA
- the LOC118566442 gene encoding protein YIPF1-like: MASPNDLQFQEFEEAADLLSADPGASTLSVSAPSEPTATAAGEDVKLDLSEDEEAHQESSELLGGQKPSGGFWTFEYYQSFFNVDTMQVLDRVKGSVMPLPGRNFVKHYLRNNPDLYGPFWICVTLVFSVAISGNLSTFLSELGNPTYHYRPQFHRVAIAAVVIFLYAWLVPIALWAFLTWRQGTERQVGGYSFLETVCVYGYSLFIYIPTSILWIIPFDWLQWTLIVVAMVISGSVLVLTFWPVVRDDTKVAAVATVVTIVVLHTLLAIGCKLYFFQTAPHTPPPTTTTPPIHTTLGVKPH; the protein is encoded by the exons ATGGCCAGTCCAAATGATCTGCAGTTCCAAG AGTTTGAAGAAGCAGCGGACCTTCTATCTGCGGACCCCGGGGCCTCCACGCTCAGCGTGTCTGCACCGAGTGAGCCCACCGCCACAGCGGCTGGGGAGGATGTAAAACTGGACCTGTCTGAGGACGAGGAGGCTCACCAGGAGAGTTCAGAG CTTTTAGGAGGACAGAAACCAAGTGGAGGCTTCTGGACGTTTGAATACTATCAGTCTTTCTTTAATGTGGACACTATGCAG gTGCTGGACAGAGTCAAAGGCTCGGTGATGCCTTTACCTGGAAGAAACTTCGTCAAACACTACCTCAGGAATAACCCAGACCTGTATG gCCCGTTTTGGATTTGCGTGACTCTGGTGTTCTCAGTAGCGATCAGTGGGAACCTGTCCACCTTCCTCAGTGAGCTTGGCAACCCCACCTATCACTACAGGCCACAGTTCCACAGAG TTGCCATAGCTGCAGTGGTGATCTTCCTGTACGCCTGGCTGGTGCCCATCGCTCTGTGGGCCTTCCTGACCTGGAGACAGGGGACTGAGAGGCAGGTTGGAGGCTATTCCTTCCTGGAGACTGTGTGCGTCTACGGATACTCCCTCTTCATCTATATCCCTACATCA ATTTTGTGGATCATACCATTTGACTGGCTGCAATGGACGCTGATCGTAGTTGCCATGGTGATCTCCGGCTCAGTCCTGGTGCTCACCTTCTGGCCCGTTGTCCGGGATGACACCAAAGTAGCAGCGGTGGCCACAGTGGTGACCATTGTAGTGTTGCACACGCTGCTGGCGATTGGCTGTAAG ctatACTTCTTTCAAACAGCACCCCACACACCTCCACCAACCACTACGACCCCACCGATACATACAACTTTAGGTGTCAAACCCCACTGA